TTTGGTGCCAAGAAGCACTGGCTGGTCGGTAATGTCTGGCAAATACAATGTATCATCGTTACAGTGATTATTTCTGCTTTAGGGACTGTGGGCCTGCATGGCCTGCATTATATCAGCTGGCTTTACCAGGCATTTACTTCTGCTAACTTTCCTATTTGTCTGGTGCACACTGcttttattagtgttatttgtttttgtcttagctTTTATTGCTCTCATTTTatcttatttaatttattttcttttttctttatccaTTGTATTGGCCTTCCACCATATTCACCATACAGTCAAACTTTGTTCAGTTTTTATAAACAGATCTCTTACCGACCAGACACGACCTCTTACCTTCCAATGTGTAAGACTTACATTACTTCATGACTCACTGGTGTTTTTGGTGTCTGGCGTAATACGTCTTTGCCAGAGACGTTTGGCTGAGTTCGGTATGAGCATGTCTGTGCGGGTGCGTGAGGGGAAATAATTATTCTTTGGTTCAAATCATTTTAAAGTGGCAAGTCTGTTTATTTTCCCCCAGTTTTCCAAATTGTTTTCATAATTTTACGTAACCAGAGCATTGGATTAATCTAGAAAGTGAATATTGTTTTcaaaatattgtaatttttataCTGCTGTGCCCCTGGTGGGAGGCTTTCGCTCTGTTTGTTGATCCTAGTGTGCTTTAGCATTTCATCGACTACGCTAAGGTGCCTTTGGTTCACTGTGCACTTCTCATCACTTCTGGCtatgtttttttacaactagTGTGGGTGTGATTCACATGAGTTTAATTCACTACCACTGGTTAGCCCCAGCTAAGAAACTGTCAATTTTTCTGTGCCTCTCTGCTTGAACAAcccaaactgaataaaaatatcACAATGACCAAAAACAAATAATGCTATAtgagttttatttaaaaaaaaattaaaaatgcttATTTAAAAACGATTAAATTCCTCATAGTCATACACACGtgcgcatgcacacacaaacacacacacatgcacacctacacacacactttcattAATTTTATAAAGAGTGATCCCAAGAATAAATACTACATGCCTTATCTAAACATTCACATTACGACTTAACACTTATGTCACACAAAGACTTAAGAGAAACTTCCTTTTGTCAAGCAAACAAAGTTAAACCCAGTCCCAATATGAATAAAAGTCCCAATAAGGGTACAAGCTTCCAAGCTAAATCATACGTTGTCAAAATCTTGACCTGCTTATGAGTAAAGCAACGGAGGAAGGTAATATTACTGTAagcaatgttttattgatttttttaattgcaacACTAATATTCATAGTGCactattaaatatattaaaacttTTAACTGTGCATCTTATTGCTGTTTTCAATGAGAGAGCCGGCATGTtaaaagaatacaaattaaaaaaacaacagtgtcCAAACTTGATAACTGAACTTGCAATTTGAGAGATCAGTTTCCAAAGTGTAAAGAAATCCTCAACAAGTTTGTTGGAGAGCTCTAACCCCCCCTTAAAAAATGGATTAACGATATAAGAAAATATAAAAGATGTTATTTAATCAGAGCGGTTTCAACAGTCAGAAATGCATATTTTAGTTTGAACTCAATACTACAGAAGAGAACCTCTCATTTGGGCTGGCCCCACATGAACAGGAGTTCATTTGTCCACAGCATACAAATCCAGTTTGGACGAGATCCATTGGAGCAATTGTCATTCTTTGGCCAGGTGAATGCTAAAGCCTCCACAACATTTCCCAGCACTTCGAATGAAAGGGCCCACAATAACTCCCAGTACAATGCTCCAAAGGTTCTGCAGCCAGCAAAAGCCAATAAGGAGGCAGTGGCTACAGGGACCAACAAACCTGTTACAGAGagaaacacaacaattaaaaataaataaatacaaaatatttcAATTAGGGATCATCTGTCTACTGCAATAGCatcaaaagaaacagaaaagtaaagTTTAACTCCAACTTTTAGTTTTTATATCATCTGAGGGTCAAAACCTTAAAAAGCACCAAATTATGGGGTCCTCTTGTAAATGTGGGGCCGATATAAAAATTAATCCATCCTTGGGAACAATTGAGACAGCAGTTCATTTTCAATCggcttttcattttcatttactttGGACACCCCCGATTTATATGATTTGTTAAACATACAGTAGGCTATGTATTGTAGAAAATCTGTAGTGGAATACTACTGTACATTTTGTGTCATTAGTCAGTTTAGTCAGATCTAATCAGGAACTAACAATGAAGACTTTGTTCAGTTGGATTCATTCACATATATTAATTATCTATTCATTTAAAAAGCAGCTCTGCCTTCATGGTTGCGTTTCCATTAAACTTTTgagcaaaagaaaattgtatCTCGAGGGTCAGTGTTTCCATTGAACTGTGTTTCGAGTAAGCTCATTCTAGTAGCGCTCCTTATCTCCTCCTACTAGACTTTTCttcaaagtaacaaaaagaaaatctcaaccTTGAAGAAGATAGAACAAAACATCCTTCATCTTTGAAAAATTATTGCAATTGCTGCTGTCGCTGTTGAGAAAATTGTCAGATGACGAATGCAGCAGATGACCATTCAAATAATTGTTCAGAGGCAAAGCCTTTATATGTGATGCATCAGGATTAAGTAGGCTACTGTATCAATGTGGAGCCAACTAAATTAAGAATGAAGACCAAACAAATGTGAATCTTCCACGTGGTAACAATTTTCAAATAATGAACAAAGCAGCAAGATCTAAACCTACCATATGTGGAAGCAGCTGAGGATTGCAAAGAGGAGACCAGAAATGATGGACACGGGAATGGCAAAGACCACTGAAACTACTCTGTAAATCCAAACCCTGGACACTTCAAACAAGGCATTGCTCCAGATCCAGATTCTGTCCCCGCTGCGCACAGACACGGGCTCAGCGATCACATCCTCAAATGTCACCTGGAGACAAAAAGACTCCGGTCAAGCCAGCCGTCATTCGTACTTGCgtggtcaaatcagccgctcctaaatTTCATGTGCGCTCATATTTCAGTATGTacggaaaatgaatgaatgcggctcagaaacagaaagatatgaaggactgagtttgagataatgcagataTTTTTGCCTGAAGTGAAAAAGGCCTTTGTAGAAAAGTAAAATGTTTGAAGTTTACACcctaatatttcaatatttgtacaGTTAAATTGTTTGGAATTGACTGTGCTTGTAGTGATTGTAGTTGTGAAGAGAGGTATATGAGGTATTTAGGTGAAATTATGGAAGAATTCATTTTCTCTGCAACTCAGAAcctgaagttaaaaaaaagaaaaaagtgtgtcatccttttctttttatagtAAGAGTGTGTAAATATTACGGTGGAAGTATGGGTGTATGCAAGGtaatgaaagaaatatatgaaaaaaaatatctgcattatctcaaactatctttctgtttttgagccgcattcattcatttgccgTAAATACTGAAATAGGAGCGCACATGGAGATTTAGAAGCGGATGATTTGACCACGGCTTGATCGCAGTACAAAAAGGCACAGTGCAAAGCGCTATGAGTACtgtactcagtactggagttgaggggggatgaggggggatggcatcccccctgaaataaaaacggtcaaaatcatcccccctgtaaaactgccatcccccctttccatcccttatgtcatttcatcaatgaatgtggttttactgctatttcaacatttagagtcatcaccagaaaaataacatcagaaaaataacttatttgacaattttcacctgtttcaagtaaattttcacttgaaataagtagaaaaatctgccagtgggacaagatttatcttcttattacaagcaaaaaaatcttgttccacatgcagatttttctacttattttaagtgaaaatctacttgaaacaggtgaaaatatttgttttttccagtgatgagtcttgttttaagtgtaatgagatttttttttactaaaatgagacattttaactagaaataagacaaatattcttgttaagattttgagtttttgcagtgatccattgtacttatcctgtgaaggacagagtcatattgataagttcagaaaactgttttttattgttgtgttttgatgtatttgatgtaagcccagtggatattcaaagcttacagaaggctgcatttaactgctgctatgtcattcttgcactatttctgcaggttttttggtcagtgctattatttgtaatatattatattatttgtaatcagcacaaattatctgtccccatatgataaaatccaccatcccccctgattttttttttacaactctagTAGGCTACTGACTGTACTCCCGGTGTTATTGGTCATTTAAATCCACTGGGGGGCAGCATAACCAGCCATGCAGTCGgggtctctttttcttttttttctttttaaaaatgaaacacTGTGCTACATAACAAATGTAAAAGAACAAGGCAAAGTTGAGTTGAGCCAATGCGGAAGGAAGGCGGCTTTACCTTGAGGCAGTCATTGATACCGCGGGGGTCTCTGACATTAATCAGCGGCTTGGTATCACTGATTTCCACTAACGTAGACGTATGAATATTTTCCTCTTCTTCCAAAGAAGGCTGGGCCCTCCACAATGTCTGAGGTTCCTCCTCATTTTCAAACTCTTCAGGGTCACTGGAGTCCGTCAGGTCAATCTCCACTTCTTCTGAATCTTCCTCTTTCATCATGGTGTCAATTCAGGCGTGTGAAGACGGCACAATCCTGAAAGAGCAAAGTAGATGATTGTGGCCACACTGAGTGGACccttcctgctggtcctgcgCTGAGGTTATATTGGGAACATTGCAGTGCCCTGGTTGGTATTTGCAGATGGTCTTTCGAGTCAAGATCATTTTCCCGGAGCTGGGTAGAGGAAAGAAGGGATAGTCATGGATAAAAATAATCCTGCATGAGGAGATGGCTCGGTGTACACTGTCATACTGCACTGGGAAAGTATTCATGGGGACAAATACAATACACCGTCATATGGAACCCACGGGACATGAGAAAATACACATTTTCGCAAACTTTTATTTACAGGTTTCTGtgactgatttattttttgttctatTTTTACGGTAAGGAAAGTGGTTCTTCAACTGCAAAGCAACACTGCCCCCTTGTGGTATCAAAAATCTACTACTTTGACTATGAGGACTGACGTACAAATGCTATGCAGCAAACAATCTCAGTAATTTGCAACAATCTGTCTAGTGACTAAGAGCCTTCACTGGCAAATAAAGCAATACAACTCATTCAGTCATAAAAACGTAATGCTTCCTCTCAACTaaactacttttttttgttgactTCTATTAGCAAAACACAATCTGCTAAGAAATACATGAATGACACAGAACCCTGAAATGCACAATCTCCACTACAATTCATAATCGTTTAATTATTTACAATAACTAAAAACACAGGGTGAACCAAGCCTTCTTTgtattgctttatttttaatatgtttCCAAATGGCATGTGATGGCATGGTGCTAGAAATGATAATAACTTTACAAATCATTAGTAATATGGCTTTCTACCcattaaatgtctgttgaaagaaataaatacaacataaaaatgattttttttcctcagtaaCGGTTCATTTAAGAGTCATTTAATCAAATTTAAACCAAACATTATGtctttctttttatgtttttgtatgAATGCTATTGTAACTGTCCACTGCACAACTGGTCATAGAGCTGGAGTGATCTAAAAAGCCACTAAATTGTTTGTCAATTTAGTGAAATGGGTTACTTAACAGTATGTATAATCTGGTAACATAAAAATCTTTGTATCAATAAGATTATTGTATATGGTGACTCTAACAACTAACAGATTACATACTGTATATCTATGTTATGTTTTCCAGCTgattactttttcaaaaatgaaacgTGCTCACATGAGAACAGTTTTTATTCCTGCCCACATTTTGAAAATGTTCACAGTGTGGGTTGTTTACAGGTCTTTTGCATACTGATTTATAGATTACTTTTctcttaaagaaaaaatatttctcaGTTCTTGTTTTTCTACAGTGTTTACTGATTTGTAAAGTGATTTACTTTTAATCACCTATGAATTTGACCTAGGGCTTTAACACATCCtgctggtgacctgtccagggtgtaacccctgcctctcacctgaaaatagctgggataggctccagcagacccccgtgaccctgcaaaggataaagcgggtatagataatggatggatggactttaACACATTTACAAAATGAAACAATTTGTTTGTACATCATTTAACTCttcctctgaaaaaaaaaaacatacatgaatCTCCTGTACAAGTGTAGGTTGTAAGAGGGGAGCGATGTGAAGATAATATTAAATTATAAATAACACAAACtaccaattaaatattataaataaatatatacagacacacaacaatgattatatttaaaaatcgatatttaataattcaataatatgttatagattttttttttaattacagtaATACAAGGTAATATATTGTTTATTTTCATCAAAAAACCGAGAGTTCCAAGACACTTGTAATTGAAAGAATCATGTTAAATAACCAACAGCGAAAGTCTTATGGCATCTTGCTTTATGTGCAACTTTTGAGCAACAATGCTGTTAAAGATGACAGTTGTTATATAATTCAACATTTTGCGGGGGAGGGGGAACATTAAATAAGCTTTAAATCATGCATGACAGGGCTGGACAAACAACGGGTCTATTTTTTCCATCTAGTGCATAGAGACATTACTCACTAGTCATCCTCATGGTTCCGCTGTGTCAGATTGTTCATCAGAATACCATCTGCTATCACCACCATCTTCAACGACAACAGTTACGTATCTGTTGGCAGGGTGATAACCACTATTATCCCAGATTAGCGCATCGCCACCTATGTCTGATGATGCACATATCCATAACTTAGAAGTTACATTAGCAAAAATTAATTCTCCTGCCTTATGATTGCCTTACTACCATCATGAAGAAAAACATGCCTGAGATTCATACTGCTGCTTGCTTATCACATTCATTTCAGCTTTTGATATTTTTAACCTTTGCATTATTGATAAAAACTCATTACCAAGTCGTTTCACTCATTACAAGCTGTTCATCAGTTCACAGCTGAGGTGTGCTACTTCACGATCACCACTGAATCGTCTCCATGGTAATTATCATTTCTGTCTGTTGGATGGAGACTGAGAGGACAAAATGTATTGATGACTGAGAACATCCTGCATCAATGAAGGAGACGATGGCATGCTAATGGACTGCACACCTCGCCAGATGGGTTTGTTTGCTTCCAGATGCAAagatgaagtgtgtgtgtgtgtgtgtgtgtgtgtgtgtgtgtgtgtgtgtgtgtgtgtgtgtgtgtgtgtgtgtgtgtgtgtgtgtgtgtgtgtgtgtgtgtgtgtgtgtgtgagaaagagagagagagagaaacacatCAATGTAATCAGCTGATCGCTTGtgctaataatgtaataacccACTTGAATACCTTTGCGAGACAGGTGTCCTCACAGTTATATCACCCTATTCCTTGTGCTCTCATTCCCCGTAGCTCAAATGGGGTTTCCACTGATCGGTCCAGGTattccatccataaatccattttctatacctgtctgtcctttgcagggtcacgggggtctgctggagcctatccagcTAATTACAGGCAACAGATGgggtcaccctggacaggttgccagtgcATCGCAGgtccacatatacagacagacaaccagacacacacatctacaggcaatttagaatcatcaattaacctagtatgtatgtttttggactgtgggaggaagccacaGTACTCCGAGGGAGTTCCAGGTATTTGGCATCTTAAAATATCTGTTGACAGTTAGAGTTGGTACTGCAAATTGTCCCCCAGCATCGATGTTTCTTTGAGCTGTTCACACATAATGATTGAGTGCTGACAGCAAGTGTTAACTTGTTGCTAATTTGTCGCTTCTGGCCAGTCTGTGAGCTCAGTCTAAATGGATTATCCAGGCACTACTCTTAACATAACTGACAAGTGAGTGGAAGGTGGCCAGCAGTACTTCCTCTactttttataaatgtaaacatCCATATATAAGGTGGAATGCATACAGAGGATGAGTgtgctttttcagtttttaaatcTATTTAGGTGAAGTTTAGATAGACTTGCAGTAGAATTGGCGACTGAGATGGGATGTCTCCTTCATACATCCAACTGGGCAAAGGAATATTCTTAGCAATTTATACAGAGTTTAacttgtccatccatccatccatccatccatccatccatccatccatctaattTTGGGTCACAGGAATCTACCGGAGCCTTTTCCAGCCCTCTTCAGTTGGGTACACCACAGACCGGAGGCCGGTCCATCAAAGGAACACATAGCCTATAAACGAACAACCTCACATGCTCACACTCACTCCTGTAGGCAATTTAGAGAGATCAATTATTTGAACATTGAGGTTGTGGGTTTTCTGGAAACCTGCCCCGCTTTTTTATCACACAGCATTAAATCTGAAATCTGATTCTTATTTTCACATTGTGAAATGGTTGGCGTATGTGCACtatttcttttattcatttagaCGAGCCAGAGGAGTGCAAATGAGACATGCACGCTTTGGTGTAACACAGCTACCTCTGGCAATTATAAAAACGAATAAGTTGTATGAGAAAATGGTTGTCCGTGGTCTTAAATACAGTGGAACACAAACGTTCACATCTTGTGACCTCATTATGAGAAAATAATCATGCTTAAAATCTGCATGAGATCATAAATGATTTCAGGGATTTTGTGCAGTGTTGCACAAAGGTCACTTTGTACTTCAGACCCAACATGCATGAATGTTGCCACATCAAACCACAGTGCagggttgttgttttgttgttttttccccttaaaCCATAGCACTACTTAAATGCCAAATGAAGGTCTGGCCTTCTGTTGCCAcgaccagcaccagcagcagcagcttatgTGGGACATGACAGATGTCAGACAGTGTTCCTGCTCGGCACCTGTCagtccagctgttatctggacAGCAGACTGAGCATTTGTCACATCAAGTTAAAAGTGATTTCACCAGTATCACAGTCTCTAGCAGTTCAGTTTCACATTACCAGAAAGAGTTATGTGATGCAGGAAGACTCTTCACGTAGAGTCACAGTTCAGCACTTACGTGTGCCTGACATCCAGTTCAAATTATGTTTTGAATGAAGACTTGTCCTTTTTTCAAGTGTATATCATAAAGCAAAAAGGAAGAATTCTAACATTTAACACTATAAGCAAAAGAAACCtaaatcccaccccctttcatGGGCAGGAGCAACGGCAACCTACAGTTTTCTTCTCTCATTCATTTTTTACAAAttgggttaaaaaaaagtagaacATCAAATTTAACCTTAAATTGAAGGcaggcctaaaaaaaagagCCAGTCAAGCGGGTTCATTCTGAATATTTACAACACATACATGAAACTGGTGTTCTTTGTgaattttataataaaaaagcaAAGGAATTTAATtcttaaaatgtcattttgttcTATGTCCCTTGTCAGCATCAAAGTTTCTGAGATTAGGTCCATATGTTTTTACTGAAGTGTCTGTGCACCGGACATGGGGATGTGCTGAATGACCTCTGTGCAGACGGTTGAGTGTTTGTCATGCTATTAATGCTCATACAGTTTGAAGTTTGAAGTGAATGATGTGATGCAGTCCCTCCACCAGCAGTTATGGCCTGTCCTTTTGACTCCGCAGGAGTGGATGTTTCATCTTTACACTTTTGCATCATTCATGATCCCGTGGAGTGATTGAAACAGGTCATCCCGCTTAAA
This genomic window from Cololabis saira isolate AMF1-May2022 chromosome 8, fColSai1.1, whole genome shotgun sequence contains:
- the cav4a gene encoding caveolin-2, which encodes MMKEEDSEEVEIDLTDSSDPEEFENEEEPQTLWRAQPSLEEEENIHTSTLVEISDTKPLINVRDPRGINDCLKVTFEDVIAEPVSVRSGDRIWIWSNALFEVSRVWIYRVVSVVFAIPVSIISGLLFAILSCFHIWFVGPCSHCLLIGFCWLQNLWSIVLGVIVGPFIRSAGKCCGGFSIHLAKE